CCAAATGTTGATGAGATGTAAGCAAATAGTAGTAATGTTCTGACATTTGAGCGACTTATTATGTATTTGAGTGACTTATTGTGTGTCAGCGTGTCTGATTGATAACAATAATCTCAGGTCAGGATCAGTTTGTCTGGATGTTATCAATCAAACCTGGAGTCCCATGTTTGGTAatgaaattcaataaattttctGAGAAAATGTGTGGATTATTCAAAGTTGAATATTTTGACTTGTTCTTGTTTGTCAAACAAAACTACGTTCTTCCTTCCAGAtcttgttaatgtgtttgagGTGTTTCTACCACAACTTCTGCTGTATCCCAATCCATCAGACCCCTTGAATGGAGAAGCTGCAGCTTTAATGATGCGTGACCGATCTGCTTATGAGATAAGGGTTAAAGGTATTCATCTGTTCTGCTCATTTTCTAAAACGGCATTTCTTGCAATAGTTTATATACACTCATTTCTCTGTATGTGTCACAGACTTGCTATGTTTTCTTTGCAGtttttttctttagattttTCTCATGCCAGCCACTGTCAATATCTAAACCAACTTGGACATTTGCATTAACATTTTCGACCTTTGGGTAGTAGATGTAGAGCTACCATCATTACTCAGTGAATTTGATGAGCATATGCTTGAATGTACACTCAAACAATCAGaacttcatttttaaataattcttgACCTCATTCAGCtatcttattaatattattaaaacaaattgctGCTCTTCTTAACtgcattataaatttttaacatcTCATGTTCTGATCCTTTAACAGAACTGATTTTGTTGACAGTTGCCACCATTATCATGTTACTGCCTTTTATGATACCATCAAATCCTTAACATAAAAGTGAGGCATGAAAACAAGAAAGGAATGTCTGTACTCTAGTGTTCAGACAGGTggttaataaagaaaaagaggaaatagGGTGTAATGAAATGGAATTATACTGcgtttttgtttgaattgttttaaaCAAGGATGAAAGGAAGCCAAACCTAATGAAATGCACTCCATTTCATGCTTTCAAGTATCTATGGACAATGAAGTAGTAACTTTATTACATTTCATTTTTTGCTGCATACCATTAGACATCCAAAAGTACAGCTGTGTTTATCTAACTTGTTAGACTGTATCACGTCCAAGACAATTAATCTAGCTTTGAAACCTTATCAATctgtgatttttatatttagaaccaattaagtttttcttttttgctcAATTCATACATGATAGTGATAATGTGTTTTGGGCTTGAATGTCAGAGTACTGTGAGAAGTATGCTAAGCCTGAAGACATAGGGGAAGTCACAGAAGAGAAATCCAGTGATGAGGAAATGAGTGAAGATGAATCTGATTCTAGTGATGAGCAGGTTGTTGGTAAAGCAGACCCCTAGCTTTGCATGCATGTCATGTTCTTAACATTGTATTTTATCTGTAAATGATGTTCTATTTGTGTTAATTTACCTCACCACATATGAACCTGTTATGGATAAGGGGGAAAAGTCTCCTTCCTTCTATTCTAGTTTCCTGTCGCTGTAAATAAAGTACCATTGATTTCCTGATGCAATTCTATTTCATGTTTAGCTCACTTTCAAGTCAGTGTGCTGTTTAGCCatgataatttaattaagaatgtagCACAACATGACACTCTTTGTATTGGGTTAATGTTTCTTCCAATAAATTATGTGAATTTGTTCTCTATTTAGTATTCTATTCTCCCTCCTTAGTTTGTGCAACATGGAATTAACCTAATAACAAGCACCTAATGTTTTAAAAACTGGTCTGGGCTGATAGAACTCTAAAACTGGCTAACCTACAAACCAGTCTAACAAAAAGTTAATCTGTCAAAAACTGAcaaaatcaatacaaaattGGTTCAAAAGTCAAtgattctatatatatatatatatatatatatatatatatatatatatatatatacattataaactttaagaaaagtaaatttgtgataataagtatataaaaattatttagcGAAGTATTCTATGTGGGACTTTGAGATTTGTAGAATTTGTTCTTATTTCAAGGAAAATAACAGCTAATATGGGACTTTGAGATTTGGGAAAAACATTGACTGTTAAGAAAAGAGTTTGAGGTGGTTGacaacatgttttttttaatagatgatttttctatcatttaattcttaacaaatatattgaaaaaggaTAACGTTTTAATGTtgttaatatatcttttaatgaAATTGTATTTATTAACTTCTTAAACGTTGTCTTCTGATCAATGATTAGTGAAATccatatatataagtaaaaagaTTTACTAATGATATCGTTGTTGTGTTATGTGCCGATATGATAAGAAGCTGAAAATAAGcaagtttttatagaaaaaatatttattatatataacgTTGTTCTACgtaatttaaaatgtttgttcttttctcttttttaaggTATACAATTTCATAGGTTTTTTGTTTCCAcgattttatatttattttagggTAAATATTTGCTTCAATGTAAAAAGTTGTGACATAGTTTATTCCAGAACAATTAGATaaagttcaaaattttaattttatttgaagtatgttgTTAATGAGTAagataattgaatatatatttgatgttgaaGGTTAACTGCATactgacattttttttttaataagtacgactaataattattaaagaccAAACATTTTAAACACTTACACATTACTTCAATtattaatagttaaaaaatattaattgaattaaagatTTTGTActaagtttgtttttttattatactaaaaataaaatatatcaatgttATTCTTATAATGAATGGTTATTTATCCTTCATTTTATCACAAGGATTTTGAGTTTACTAAAATTAGACTTTGGGATATGTTcgggaaagaaaaataaataaaaagattgaaATTAGTTTCTGTacgagttaaaaataatttatacataaactaATTTGCAGAAGTTttcttatatgatttttatatattttttttatatttttaaattattcgtaaaatgatattaatttataaaaaatcacatttaattgTTCCTTCTTATTTTTCACTGGAggaattataaatttattgaaacatGTCTTTATAGTTTCctttcaataataaattaaacatttatgtaaaattttaaaccaGGATTCTGTTACTTTTTAAGTTCAAAAGAAATCTTATAAGAATCacaataaaaatttacttaattaacaggggttaaaaataattaattttaattttagaccattcaatttttttacatcaaactacaattaaaaatttactttgtagagataaaacatatttaattattcaaaattatcatTTCTTGATCTACTTTAAAAGGTCAAATCATCTTAAAAGATCAAATccacaatttttatttcttacaaCTCTTCTAACTAAATTTCTTTCACTTCCCatgtagaaataaaataaagaagtgAAATTGAGTTCCATTTGACTAAGTATTTTTGACAAACGTGTTAAAGTTAAAAGGTATACAGAATATCCTCATAAACCTTCACAATCAAGCATGGTTTGCTTTGGATAGACGTGCAGTACACATAAAtcttataacaaaatataaaaaaattcataaacaaatatttcttGTCATCAAATGGCAACGATTCATGCTCTTTTATGTCTAAATTATTCATTATCTATATCGtactcttctttatttttttttaagtcacattttatttcaaattttctgctaataatttaaaaaataaatagagtgTGTATAATATGATATCTAGGTCGAACGGTTAGTATCCAAGACCGATCGGTCTATCTACTATAGCAGCGCTCATCGACAACAACGCTCGTCAGCACGACCACAAATCGCAACCGCGCTCGTCAACCAGACAACGCTCGTCAGCCAGGTCAAACCGCGACAACGTTCGTCAGTTATGTAGATACCGAACAGTCATACACTCAGCATCGTTCGGTCACCAGTAACAgtcaaagatatctgattaaaaaatattcataaagttTTTTATGAGCAACCGTCCGGATTTTAAGGGAAATTTGTTTTCAACCGCCCGAATTTTAAGGTAAGTCTGTTTGGCTTGtgacaacttataaatacaaggtCGGGGACATCAACCAAGTAGGCTCAATTCACACTCCAAAACATTCCATTTACATTCTACTCATGCTCTACTGAGTTCATAATACTCAATTACCATAATATCCATTTGTGAGCAACAGCTCCTTCAACagacgcctaacttgagcgtcggagtgccttttgcaggtatcTCCCCCCTCGGCTCGGACTTGAAGAACTTGGAGAAGGAGATTCAGAGGTCAGGAGAAGGAAAGCCACGTCAGAAAGTTTAGTGTCTCGGTCCCACAAAAATATCCattgaaacattttggcgcccaccgtggggccgagagcAAGCAGAAGAAGCCcaaatggtgaccacgaggagcatggaTGAACAACAGAATACCAGAGATTTAATAGAAGAAATGCAAGCACAGATACAAGCCCAGGCAAGAACCATACAGGCACAAGCGCAAGCACAACATGAGTTGCAGCGAAAGCATGCAAAGGAGATTGCGGCGCTTAGGACGGAACGAGCCCGTACTGAGCGGACCGCCTCAAACCAGGAGAATGAAAATGAGAGAAGTCGTAATCGGCAGCCATCCCAGCACACCAACCCGAACGGTTGAGGAAGGAGAGAACCATCGCTCCTCCAAACCGTTTAGCCTAACAGTTTACTCCCTTTTACGGCAAACATCATACAAACTCCAATGCTGGATAAGAAACCTCCTACATTAGAGAAGTATGATGGCTCGACAGATCTCGACAATCATCTCAGGATCTTCACCAATGCAATGGCGTTCTACACGGACAGTGATCCGGTCATATGCAGAGCCTTTTCCTTATCACTCAAGGACGAGGCATTGGTGTGGTATAACACTCTTCCCCCAAACACAGTGGATTGTTTCGCCACCGTAGAAACCCTCTTCAAAAGACAATACGCCTCCAATCAAAAACAAGAGATAACCCCGGCGGAATTGGTAAACACTAAATAGGAGAAAGGGGAAACTTTAAAGGCCTTCATGAAAAGATACAACGAAACTGCACGGCGGGTTAAAGAGGTTAGTCACtcttttattattaacaattttccTTCATGCCTAAGACCAGGATATTTTGCTGAAAAATTATATGCGCAACCACCAAAAACTATGGAAGAACTCCAAGAAAGAGTAACTGAGTTCATCCGTATGGAGGACATGCGAATCTCACAAAGAAAGAAACAACAAGAAATCTCTACAAGTGGAAGCAAGAAAGAAGGCAGGCAATCATTCAACAGTAGTGACGGGAATGGAGGTACGTTTCACAAGGATTTCGTCCGAACACCCAGGTATTAACATTACACTCCCCTCAACACACCCAGGGTAAAAGTTCTTGAGGAAGCTCTAAATATTGAACTTCTTACAATTCGGAAAAAGTCTTCTCCAAAAGACGCTGACGAAAGGAAGAGCTACCGGTTTCATCTAAACCGAGGACATACTATAGAGGAATGTGATGCATTAAAGGATGAGATAGAAAGGCTCATCCGAGGGAGGCATCTGCAGAGATTTGTAGAAGAAAGAACCCGAACAAAAAGTCCTACCAGAAAAAAGTCTCAGCATAGAGAAACCGAATGGTCATATCAAAGGACCGAACGAAGACACAGGCGAAGTCGTAGCCGCAGTCAAAGCCCTTACCGCTCAGTTCGGGGCCGTATCGACTAAAACAGATGATAAAAATTCCTTCCTAACATGTGACGTGCAACAAATCTCAAAGTTTACGTGAACATTACTATCATGcttatttcaatttcttaaGGCATAGACTTTTGTTGTTTAAATTCTTTTGTTGGAATAAAACGTTTATGACACTGCCATCACACTTTATCAAATGCATTTGACCGTTTGGCCTTACATGTATTCAGCCATTGGGCATTCCATGCATTCGATTTCGTCGTTCGGCCTCATAGGCGCTCGACCATCAGGCCTCACAGGCGCTCTGCCATCAGGCCTCACAGGCGTTCGGCCATCCGGCCTCACAGGCGCTCAGTCCCGTTGGCTTCACGGATACTCGACCAATCGGCCTTACAGGGTCGTCCACAAAACTCGGGGAACGTTCAAAACCAAACGGCAAAagcagtcccccatggactataaatcaaagagagtcccccatggactataaatcagtcccccatggactataaatcaaagacagcCCCCCATGAA
This sequence is a window from Vigna angularis cultivar LongXiaoDou No.4 chromosome 2, ASM1680809v1, whole genome shotgun sequence. Protein-coding genes within it:
- the LOC108327768 gene encoding ubiquitin-conjugating enzyme E2-23 kDa, which produces MSSPSKRREMDLMKLMMSDYKVEMINDGMQEFYVQFHGPNGSPYHGGVWKVRVELPDAYPYKSPSIGFVNKIYHPNVDEMSGSVCLDVINQTWSPMFDLVNVFEVFLPQLLLYPNPSDPLNGEAAALMMRDRSAYEIRVKEYCEKYAKPEDIGEVTEEKSSDEEMSEDESDSSDEQVVGKADP